The genomic stretch CGCGATGTGGGACTTCAATAGCGGCGGCCAATTTTCTTTTCTCCCTTGTATTCATACTTGTCCTCTTTTTTTACAAAGACCTATCTCTGATAAATATTGTTGCGGCCTTTCTTTTGGCCAATATACTGACCAAGCCCTTTGGCTTGACACTGCAGAAATTTTTTACGACATATCCTGATGTTAGGGATATGAGTATACTCGACATTTACGGCAAACCTCTGACATTTGGATTCCCCTTTGAGATAATAATAAATCCAAACCGGACTTACTTTATAAAAACGACTTCAGGGAAAGGATTCTTTTGGTTTTTATGTTAGGAAGCTGTTCAAAGGTGAAGTCGGTTTCCTGGCTAAGCCGGGCCAGCACCTGCAGGGTTTCCTTTTTGCCGCAGGCATCTAGTACCCTCTTGCGGGGGCGGATAAGAAATTAGCGAAGGTCTTAAGGCAAAAGTTTCCCTGGAAGTAGGAAATCCGACAAGATTTGAATAATATTACTAAAAAATGGAACGTAATAGGAAACGCGCAGGTTGAAGATAAAAACTACTACCAAGATAAGGTAGTAGTTTTGATTTATACGGGAGATTCGACATATTACGACAAATAAGAGCGAAACCCGTCTCCTCAAAAAATGCCATAAAAAGACCAAGGCTTATAGCAATGAAAGTAGCAAACCCGGCCTCATCACCGCCTACATGCAGGCCCGGGTGCTGGCGAAACGGGCAAAGCCGGTTCTGGAACGGCAGATAGCAAAACGTGTAAAGATGCTATTGAGTAATGAAAAAGGGCATTCCCCGGTTAGAGAATACCCTCTTGATGTGTACCCACGCTATTTACGGACAACATTGGCGGCTTGTGGGCCCCGACTACCTTCGACGATGTCAAAAGATACGTTTTGACCTTCCTCGAGGGTCTTGAACCC from Calderihabitans maritimus encodes the following:
- a CDS encoding DUF6391 domain-containing protein, whose product is RCGTSIAAANFLFSLVFILVLFFYKDLSLINIVAAFLLANILTKPFGLTLQKFFTTYPDVRDMSILDIYGKPLTFGFPFEIIINPNRTYFIKTTSGKGFFWFLC